From one Lineus longissimus chromosome 3, tnLinLong1.2, whole genome shotgun sequence genomic stretch:
- the LOC135485047 gene encoding small ribosomal subunit protein uS12m-like, producing the protein MNPLRAVCSTSPTFVKSLLLIPNHVKSNPLRTFSSTITALVRSPLLIQNRSRQVCKMETPKRDLSRLLKGFLQPKDSLLQGTPSVTVEQPVCGMASLMQMHRNGPPKKKMKGLRHPLEGNPQLKGVVLKTLIKKPKKPNSANRKCVRVKLSNGKEVTAYIPGEGHNLQEHNIVLVRGGRMQDLPGVKLKCVRGKYDLAHVRKDK; encoded by the exons ATGAATCCCCTTCGTGCAGTATGCTCAACTTCACCGACATTTGTGAAATCATTGCTGCTCATTCCAA ATCATGTAAAGAGTAATCCTCTTCGTACATTTAGTTCTACAATAACAGCCTTGGTGAGGTCTCCGCTACTCATTCAGA ACCGTTCAAGACAAGTTTGTAAAATGGAGACACCTAAACGAGACTTGTCGAGATTATTGAAGGGATTCCTACAGCCCAAAGATTCGTTACTTCAAGGGACTCCGTCTGTAACTGTAGAACAACCAGTGTGTGGTATGGCTTCGCTTATGCAAATGCATCGGAACGGCCCGCCTAAAAAGAAGATGAAAGGGCTTAGGCACCCTCTTGAAGGAAATCCTCAACTCAAAGGAGTAGTATTAAAAACACTTATAAAAAAGCCAAAGAAACCGAACTCTGCTAACAGGAAATGTGTGCGTGTGAAGCTCAGTAACGGAAAGGAAGTAACTGCTTATATTCCTGGTGAAGGACATAACTTACAGGAGCATAACATTGTGTTAGTCCGAGGTGGTCGCATGCAGGACCTGCCCGGAGTAAAACTTAAATGTGTACGCGGGAAATATGATCTTGCTCATGTAAGAAAGGACAAGTAA
- the LOC135484150 gene encoding WD repeat-containing protein 74-like isoform X1 produces MAAPMFNVFCGAETGLFKGVNVVKRFHTNINEIKNADRNLEICAMCWKNKSETKVSYALKNRAVKTYDVETGDVDDELECSGGEGKLTGLEVYDNHYISCVESGALRVWDESGAVKTEIEAGENVCKLVQNRWKPNLVATGGKENDLKVWDLSNPTDVLFKAKNVKHDWLNLRVPVWILDMSFLPDSQKVVMATGHHQVRVYDPSAQRRPVLSMEFDEYPLTAMGLVANEYQVVVGNTHGKMGLLDFRKGKLLHCFKGFAGGIRSIECHPTLPLIASCGLDRFLRIHDLNTKKLLHKFYLKSRLNCLLMKSDGWETVPGGEEITETAEDAEEGMEDGEGGEKDDLWDNLDEVRDRKRKHQDEKLGKSAKISREKMPDGKITVKGDKRKREKRKKKAKD; encoded by the exons ATGGCTGCGCCCATGTTCAACGTGTTTTGCGGTGCCGAAACAGGCCTTTTTAAAG GTGTAAATGTTGTTAAAAGATTCCACACCAACATTAATGAAATCAAGAATGCGGACAGAAATCTGGAGATATGTGCCATGTGTTGGAAAAATAAGAGTGAGACAAAA GTTTCCTATGCGCTGAAGAATCGTGCTGTGAAGACGTATGATGTGGAAACTGGTGATGTTGACGATGAACTGGAGTGTTCTGGTGGAGAGGGAAAGCTGACAGGATTAGAAGTTTATGACAA TCACTACATAAGCTGTGTGGAATCCGGAGCATTAAGAGTTTGGGATGAATCTGGTGCTGTTAAG ACTGAAATCGAAGCTGGAGAAAATGTGTGCAAACTGGTGCAGAATCGCTGGAAACCCAACCTGGTTGCCACAGGAGGAAAAGAAAACGACCTAAAAGTGTGGGACTTGTCAAATCCGACAGACGTTTTGTTTAAAGCGAAAAAT GTGAAACATGATTGGTTAAACTTGCGAGTGCCTGTTTGGATTTTAGACATGTCTTTCTTACCCGATAGTCAAAAAGTAGTCATGGCCACTGGACATCACCAG GTTCGAGTTTATGATCCATCTGCGCAAAGACGACCGGTCTTAAGCATGGAGTTTGATGAATATCCTCTAACGGCCATGGGACTTGTTGCAAATGAATA TCAAGTTGTTGTTGGGAACACCCATGGCAAAATGGGACTGTTGGACTTTCGCAAGG GGAAGTTACTTCACTGTTTCAAAGGGTTTGCTGGTGGTATCAGATCCATAGAGTGCCATCCTACCCTGCCACTCATAGCATCATGTGGACTGGACAGGTTTCTACGGATACACGATTTAAACACAAAGAAGTTACTCCACAAG ttttatCTAAAATCACGATTGAACTGCCTCCTGATGAAATCTGACGGTTGGGAAACTGTTCCCGGTGGTGAGGAAATCACCGAGACAGCAGAAGATGCAGAAGAAGGTATGGAAGATGGAGAAGGTGGTGAAAAGGATGACCTCTGGGATAACCTTGATGAGGTCAGGGACAGAAAACGTAAACACCAGGATGAGAAATTGGGAAAGTCAGCAAAAATCTCCAGGGAAAAAATGCCAGATGGAAAGATAACTGTCAAAGGTGACAAACGGAAGAGAGAGAAAA GGAAGAAGAAAGCTAAAGACTGA
- the LOC135484150 gene encoding WD repeat-containing protein 74-like isoform X2: MCWKNKSETKVSYALKNRAVKTYDVETGDVDDELECSGGEGKLTGLEVYDNHYISCVESGALRVWDESGAVKTEIEAGENVCKLVQNRWKPNLVATGGKENDLKVWDLSNPTDVLFKAKNVKHDWLNLRVPVWILDMSFLPDSQKVVMATGHHQVRVYDPSAQRRPVLSMEFDEYPLTAMGLVANEYQVVVGNTHGKMGLLDFRKGKLLHCFKGFAGGIRSIECHPTLPLIASCGLDRFLRIHDLNTKKLLHKFYLKSRLNCLLMKSDGWETVPGGEEITETAEDAEEGMEDGEGGEKDDLWDNLDEVRDRKRKHQDEKLGKSAKISREKMPDGKITVKGDKRKREKRKKKAKD; the protein is encoded by the exons ATGTGTTGGAAAAATAAGAGTGAGACAAAA GTTTCCTATGCGCTGAAGAATCGTGCTGTGAAGACGTATGATGTGGAAACTGGTGATGTTGACGATGAACTGGAGTGTTCTGGTGGAGAGGGAAAGCTGACAGGATTAGAAGTTTATGACAA TCACTACATAAGCTGTGTGGAATCCGGAGCATTAAGAGTTTGGGATGAATCTGGTGCTGTTAAG ACTGAAATCGAAGCTGGAGAAAATGTGTGCAAACTGGTGCAGAATCGCTGGAAACCCAACCTGGTTGCCACAGGAGGAAAAGAAAACGACCTAAAAGTGTGGGACTTGTCAAATCCGACAGACGTTTTGTTTAAAGCGAAAAAT GTGAAACATGATTGGTTAAACTTGCGAGTGCCTGTTTGGATTTTAGACATGTCTTTCTTACCCGATAGTCAAAAAGTAGTCATGGCCACTGGACATCACCAG GTTCGAGTTTATGATCCATCTGCGCAAAGACGACCGGTCTTAAGCATGGAGTTTGATGAATATCCTCTAACGGCCATGGGACTTGTTGCAAATGAATA TCAAGTTGTTGTTGGGAACACCCATGGCAAAATGGGACTGTTGGACTTTCGCAAGG GGAAGTTACTTCACTGTTTCAAAGGGTTTGCTGGTGGTATCAGATCCATAGAGTGCCATCCTACCCTGCCACTCATAGCATCATGTGGACTGGACAGGTTTCTACGGATACACGATTTAAACACAAAGAAGTTACTCCACAAG ttttatCTAAAATCACGATTGAACTGCCTCCTGATGAAATCTGACGGTTGGGAAACTGTTCCCGGTGGTGAGGAAATCACCGAGACAGCAGAAGATGCAGAAGAAGGTATGGAAGATGGAGAAGGTGGTGAAAAGGATGACCTCTGGGATAACCTTGATGAGGTCAGGGACAGAAAACGTAAACACCAGGATGAGAAATTGGGAAAGTCAGCAAAAATCTCCAGGGAAAAAATGCCAGATGGAAAGATAACTGTCAAAGGTGACAAACGGAAGAGAGAGAAAA GGAAGAAGAAAGCTAAAGACTGA